In Pan paniscus chromosome 1, NHGRI_mPanPan1-v2.0_pri, whole genome shotgun sequence, the DNA window tgcacgcctgtaatcccagctactcaggaggctgaggcaggataatcacttgaacccaggaggcggaggttgcagtgagccgagatcgtgccactgcacttcagcctgggcaacaagagcaaaactccgtctaaaaaaaaaaagaaactattgaaGGAACTCAGAACTCAGATtatctgtctatgtatctatctatagatctctctctctctctctctctgtttttgtttttgtttttgagacatagtctcaccctgtcgcccagcaggctgtagtgtagtggcacaatctcggctcactgcaacctctgctctcgggttcaagcgattctcctgcctcagcctcctgagtagctgggactacaggtacacgccaccatgcccagctaatttttgtatttttgtagagatggggtttcatcatgttggccaggctggtcatgacctcctgaccttgagatccgcctgccttggcctcccaaatcctgggattacaggtgtgagccaccgcgcctggccgtgcTGTTTGtgtttcgagacagggtctcactctattgcccaggctggagtgcagtggcacaatcacagctcactgcagccttgacctccccgggctcaggtgatcctcccacctctgcctcctgagtagctgagactctgggactacaggcagccgtcACCATGCTTagctattttttgtaaagatgaagttttgccatgttgcccaggagtcttgagctcctgggcaaTATATtacaggctcaagggatcttccttcctcagcctcccaaagtgctcggattacaagcgtcagccaccttgcccggccctcTTTCAAGTTTTGTATCttaggtttttgtctttgatgattttgaggttttttgagacggaatctcattctgtcgcccaggatggagtgcagtggcgcaatctaggctcactgcaacctccaactccagggttcaagtgattctcctgcctcagcctcccaggtagctgggattacgggcgcccaccaccacatcagggtaatttttgtatttttagtagagatggggtttcaccatgttggccaggctgctctggaactcctgacctcaagtgatctgcccaactcagcctcccaaagtgctgggattacaggcatcagccaccacacctggccgcattttgagttaacttttgtatatggtgtaaaggATCTGtcgttcttttgcatgtggatatcattttcccagtgccatttgttgaagatttttttccatggaatggtcttggcacccttctTGAAAATCACTTGGCCATACATGTGAGGACtcatttctggactctattttattccattggtctatatatgtctttatgcccagtaccacattgttttgattcctgtagcttttttttttttttttttttggagatggagtctcgctctgtcgccaggctggagtacagtgttgcgatcttctcggctcactgcaacctccgaatccctggttcaagcgattcccctgcctcagcctcccgagtagccgggtctacaggcacgcgccaccatgcccagctaatttttgtatttttagtaggcatgcggtttcaccatgttggccaggatagtctcgatctcccaacctcatgatccgcccgcctcagcctcccaaagtgacctggtgatccacccgcctcagcctcccaaagtgctgggattacaggcgtgagccaccacgcctggcccatattGCTGTAGCTTTTAAGTAAATAAGCTTTCAAATCAGGAAGTGttagtcttccaactttgttgttcttttttgaactcttttggctattttgggtctcGAGATTCCGTATGAATTCCCAGatgagtttttctatttcttcaaaaaacatcattgggattttgacagggattgcactgaatttgtagatcacCTTTAGTATTGACAGCTTAAGAGCCTTCCAATGTATTAACACAGGATGTCTAATTTGTCTTAATTTATGTTAGTGATGTTTTGTAGCTTTCAGTGTACATACTGTCACTGTACATCActggttaagtttatttctaaatattttattcatattgatgctactgtaaatggaattgtttccttaatttcctttttggattatTCCTTGTAAGTGTGTAGAAATGCaattgaggctgggcgtggtggctcacacctgtaatcccagcactttgggaggccagggtgggcagatcatgaagttaggagttcaagaccagcctggccaacatggtgaaacctctactaaaaatacaaaaaaattagctgggtgtggtggtgcacgcctataatcccagctactcaagaggctgaggcaggagaactgcctgaaccccggatgcagaggttgcagtgggctgagaatgcgccactgcaccccagcctggggcaacagagtgagattgtctcaggaaaaaaatgatttttgtgtgttgattttgcatcctgcaacttGGCTGAATTCGtttactagcttttttttttttttttttttttttaattgagacggagtcttgctcggccacccaggctggagagcagtggtgcgatctcggctcactgcaagctccgcctctcaggttcccgccattctcctgcctcagcctcctaagtagctgggaatacaggtgcccgccaccacacccatataattttttgtatatatatattttttagtagagatggggtttcaccgtgttagccaggatggtctagatctcctgacctcgtgatctgcccgcatcggcctcccaaagtgctgggattacaggcatgagccaccacacctggccttttttttttttttttctttctgagacagagttttgctctcgttgcccaggctggagtgcaatggcgcgatcttgactcactgcaacctccgccttccgggttcaagtgattctcctgcctcagcctcctgagtagctgggattacaggggcctgccaccacacctggctaattttttgtacttttggtagagatggggtttcaccatgttggccagggtggtctcgaattcctgacctcaggtgatccacccacctcagcctcccaaagtgctgggattacaggtgtgagccaccatgactggctattattatttttttttttctgagaaacagcctcactctgtcacccagggtggagtgcagtggtgtgatctcagctcactgcaacctctgcaccccaggttcaagtgattctcatgcctcagcctcccaagtagctgggattacaggtgtgtgctaccacatctcgctaattttttgtatttttggtagaaatgaggtttctccatgttggcctcaaactcctgacctcctcaagtgatctgcacgcctcggcctcccaaagtgctgggattacaggtgtgagccatcacaacCAGCCtcctttattagttctaacaggttttGTGTTGAATAGTTTGattttaaacacagaaaaaatacGGCTGCAAGACAAATTCCCTACCTTGTTCAAGTTTATAGAACTGTTTTTCTTTAACAAGGTATGCCTAAAAGGTggcaaaattttaagaaacaccAGTGTCAAGATCAACATACATAACCCAAGAATTTTTGCCTAAATGCTGCTATGAAACATCCTGAAGTATGCAAAATATTCAATTATTAACTTTATAAAAGTCAACTCCTGAATACATGCAAAAATTACAAAtcctacttatttaaaaaagaaaatccttagaCCCTGAACAATCCTTATGACATGTTTGATTTTCAGGTTAATATTGAGTGATATTAATTGGTGAGAATATCTAACTGCAGAGGCTATGTAAACATAATTTtcacttcaataaatatttgttgagtggtATGCAGTGATGAGTTTAGACCCTGGGATTTGATAGCTTTTGATTAGAATCTTGGTTCCCCACCAATTAGTTGTTTGGCCTTTTACCAATTTCCCTAAAccattttttgttcttctttaagaCAGGGtatagactgggcacggtggctcatgtctgtaatcccagcactttgggaggctgaggtgggcagatcattttgaggtcaggagctcaagaccagcctggccaacatggtgaaaccccgtgtcaattaaaaataaaaaaaaacagcgaggtgtggtggtgggcacctgtaatcccagctacttgggaggctgaggcaggagaatcgcttcaagaggttgcagtgagccaagattgtgccactgcactccagcctgggtgatagagactccgtctcaaaaaaaaaaaaaaaagaaagaaagatagagatTATAATATCTGCCGCATCAgactgagaattaaatgagataactttGTATTCAACAGTAAGTAGTTGAAAAACATTACATATTATGATGTTGAGTAAACTACACATTGGGCACTacgagaaagtaaaaagaaaatcaaataatctTAATGCTCTACTATGGCAAATGAATAGTATGCTGGAAGTAAATGTAAGGACATGCTCAGATAGGAAATTTAGGTAGCTGGCTCCTGTGTAATGGGCTGGAGAGAGTGGATCATAAACAAAACTATTAAGAAAGCTATAATAATTCAGGCAAACTCTATGTAGCATAGCAATACAGGCTGAACTGGAGTGTTGTTCAACACAGGTTGAAATGCAGTGTAGAATGGAGACTTTCTGTGCCTAGAACCATGAGCTTCGGAAAATCTAAGCCATAGCTTAGGAGATAACACACTTTAATCATCTTCTACCTTCACCTTAATAATTTAGGGGATTCTAAGAAATCATGACTCTTCTAGgtaccattttatagataaaactgaggctcagagagcaaGGCCATCATTGCATTATTAATGGAGGACACTATTCACACTGTAGTCTATGAAAATGACACCTTCTGGAACACAACAAAAATAAGTGATGGCTCCCGAAGTTGTGCACTGCAGCAGCCCTGTCAGAAAGGTTACAATATAAGGGTAGATAGCAGAATTGATCTCTATCTAAAAACTTGTGCTTTTCCCACTATAACATACTATCTCTTATCATGGTATCTTATTTATGGGTATGTAGCATACCTAGGGTTAAACactgaattaaaacaaagaaacaaatcaaaCACATCCCAGATATGGGTTTTTCATAAGAACTTCATAGGCTTATTAaagtgaatttaatggaatcCTGTAAGCACTAGCTACTTAACAACAAATTAAGGTGCTTGATATATTCTTAAACCATTACTTAATGGGAAAAATAAGGGTAAAACAGATATAAGAGCCCAACCATTTACTTTGGACTTGTCCAAAACAGATAAGGcgctttacaaaaaaaaaaaaaaaaaaaaaaacctcaaaggaCTAACACAAAAATTAAGATCATAAATCAATTTTATGCAGATATTTCTTGAATTATCCCAAAATTTTAAGGTCAATTTCCCCCCCAAAATGTTTTTATCATTGTTATCTTGGCAAAAAATACCTAATCTTAGTAAGAAGCACATATTTAActagttatttaaatataaaaaaagatttaattcatATTTATGCCAAGAACACTACAATTTACAAAAGTTTCATCCAAACTCTTACCCTGTGTCTACCCACACCAGAGGGAGGAACATGTCTTTGTGGAGAGGATTTCTTTGAGACTCTAAATATGCTTTGTTCAGGAAAGGGGAAGATACAAAAATatagaacaaaaaagaatattggcTCCTTGTACACAAGAGAGGCCAGCCATTAAGAATTGTTATCAATACAATAAAAGGGAATACTTGGCCAGAGATCCTCTAGATAAGTAGCTAAAATGTGattaaaaggagaaagaggaagaagcaaaTACACAAACGTTTTATgggtattaataaaaataaagacatctcTGAACAAATGATAAAATCCCTTCcctgaaaaatttcaaatgagATTCACAGAAATGCAGAAGCAGAAGAAACTTTAGATTTAGAAACATCtcatttgggctgggtgcagtggctcacgcctgtaatcctagcactttgggaggccgaggcaaatgaatcacctgaggacaggagttcaagaccggcctgggcaacatggtaaaaccccatctctactaaaaatacaaaaaaaaaaaaaaaaatcccagctactgtggaggctgagacaggagaatcgcttgaatctgggaggtggaggttgcagtcagccgagaccACAACATTGCagttcagcctggacaacaagagcaaatccccatctcaaacaaaacaaaacagaataaaatcttATTTGACTGATGATAAATTTCAGAGTAGTTAGAtgacctgtccaaggtcacataatgCCAGAATTTTGACTAGGACACAAGTCTCCTGGCTTCCAagtgtgtgttttctttcatgTGCTATACTGCCTATTATTTATCTGTCTCTAACCACTTGAAGTGGTTCCCCCTAACTCTGCCTCCACAATGTCCCCCTTTGGGACAATTAGAGAAAGAATTCTGGACTGTGTAGACTGTGGAGCTACTGACCTAACACTGGATGAGGCATTATTTCAAACAATTACTGCACTAACATTCATTTACAGGTGGAGGGTAGAGGAATAATATAAAAGGAAATTCTGTACACAACATCAAGAAAAGCACAAGAGGAAATATTCTCCTCTTTTgcactgttattttattttgtttagtccatatattatataaaacataacaggaaaaatgaaagaatttataaaataaattgaggTGTTTggatgaaaaaaaatacaagagctTTGCCTTCATGTCTACAGATCTCTTAATATATTGTTGGTCTTGCACCTTAGATATCAAATAAAGATATCTAGCTTGACACAAAAGTTGGTAGCTGCAAGGTTAAGCTGTATTAGTTTGATGATGGGCCAGGAAatgatatattttctaaattttgtccTTAAATACTGGCTGTAACAAATGCTGATATAGCAAAAAGTAAGCTTCTATTAGACAGCAAGAGGGAAacttgagtgaatgaatgcaacTTACCTCCAAGTCCTCTTAAAggaggtaaaaaaataaatactgtgtTTTACCAGTGCTCCCCTCAAAGCATTATTCTAAGCATGCAGGAGGGTATAGTGAGCAGCTACAATAGTAAGATCCAACCCAGAGGTAGGTTCAAGGCCAAGAGTAGGAGAGTGGTTGAGGAAATCCTCCTAGGGCCAGTACCATTTCACAGAATGCCCATTTGTGCTGGGAGATGAGTCTATGGCCTATTTTCTTCTGATTCAAAAGGACATTCCCAATTTCAACCTTGCTGAAAAACAGGCATTTTTGTACCTGCTATTAAGAACAGCTAGGATACAGGATAAGGCTGGCATAAAATTATTTAGCAAGCACATGCTAGCTATTCCAGTTTGAAATCTACCAAACTGTAACATCAGggagaaataaaaagttgaaGATGAAGTTGTTCCTCAAGCTGAGGGAACAAAATCTTACAAAAGGAGGGATTAGGCACTCGCTTAACTCTATATGGAGAACATCCTTCTCAAGCTAGGTGGAAGATGAGGAAGAATATTACCAAAAGCTGACCAGGCCATTTGGAGaccaaaaggagaggaaaaaaaggcatttaGGAAGCAAGCTAGTAAAAGAGGTTCTTCTGGGTTTGACTAGGTAAGTTAATCTAAGGCAACCATACCAAAGATATGTTACCCATTACTCCAGCATGAAGCCAGTGGCAAAATACCTCAAGATATTTTAAATCCAGAGAAGTGTATGAAAAATATGATAGTTAACCAAGCAAATTAAAATCAAACCACTAATGGTAAAAATCTCTTCAGATTTGAAATCCAAGATACTCACTTTCCATTAATTCTGTGTCTTACGGGGggaaaagaaaagtaacaaatgtaaagatttttttttatttctactggggagggaggaggataaATAGAACTGTTTTCCAATTTGCTCTCCActgtatacacacatacccacacacatacataaacatacatacaccAAAAATaccccaaacaaaaaacaaaaaaaccaggaaTCAAAAACCAAAACACCCTCAAACTGCACCAATACTTCATATTTTGACCAAAAAAATATCCTGGGAGGCAGTGCAAAATGCAAAATCAAATGACCGAAAAATGCTGAACAAACAGCattattaatatacaaaatatttatattactgaACTAGTAACAGGTGATGTTCTCCGTGTCTGTAAAACTTTGGAACCACATAGCTGATTTGTTAAATCTAGTCCATGCCAGCTTCCAAAAACCAAACTTTTAGTTAGCTTCATTCTTTGATGCCTCATCAAAATTTTCTACaagatctgaaaaagaaaaacaaagtatatgaatcaaagaatacaaaaaaggaaaaagaggtaaATGGAACTCCTAACTTctaaccccccaaaaaataaaattagtacaaCCAGAATTAGCCTGAAAACATAAGGAGGCAGAAATGAACTGGTGGCATTTTACTAACAATGATTTAATTATTTGCTTAGGACAGTAATCCTAAGGAAATGTTCATCTTTTGTCTATGCAAATTACTGAGGTGAATAGCATTTTCATATGTCAATTATAATTCATACAGAAATGTTATAACGATAGCTATGCAAATTTATAATCACAGTGATTTCAATTTAATAAATCCAGGCAGCAGAGCTTTGTGTGACAATTTCTGATTCTAGGTTCTAAGGTGGGGGCTTACGTTGTTTTTCATTAGATCCTATCCACATTATTGTGAATCAATTTAAATTCATGAGCTTACAATCAACACAAACCTAAAAGTCATCTATGCAATGACTGAAAGGAGATAAACAGGATGCTTAAAATCTTAAGTCTAAGGAAATGTCACTTACCTGGAACATCATCATCTTCCTCATCAATGTCTTCTGGTTTTGGTGCTTTACTGTCCAAGActacaaaaagtttattttaatattagtcATTGAGAACAAAGACCTTAAAGAAAACTTATAATGTTTATCccttttttcctgtataaatcaCACAGAGTTGCTCAGAAATAGCTAAATATTGTCAATCTAAAATGCCATTCATATTTTTTTGCTTgagtaacattaaaaataaaactttaattaatCAGTTAATACACTGATAACACAGCTGGCAATTTCCATGTGTGACAaagatgaaatttattttatttatttttatttattcattttttgagacagggtctcactctgttgaccaggctggagtgtagtgatgcgatcttggctcactagtctccacctcccaagttcaagcaattctccctgcctcccaagtagctgagattacaggcaaacaccaccatacccagctaatttttgtatttttagtagagatggggtttcaccatgttggccaggctggtctcgaactcctgacctcaagggatccacctgccttggcctcccaaagtgctgggattaccaacataagccaccacacacggcctacaaagataaaatttatatGCAAAGTGGAATAACTGATCACTGAGTAAAAAGACTTTACAGTGGCCATATtctccaaataaaaaattaatattaaggcTTTtttcagccaggtatggtggttcacacctgtaatccaccgcactccatcctgggcgacagagtcagattctgtctcaaaaaaaaaaaaaacaaaaaccaagcaaCAACAAgaaccaacaacaacaaagctgggcacagtggctcatgcttgtaatcccagcactttgggaggctgaggcaggtggatcacgaggtcaggagtttaagaccagccgggccaagacggtgaaaccctgtctctactaaaaatataaaaattagccaggcgcggtggcggacgcctgtaatcccagctaacttgggaggctgaggcagataattgcttgaacccgggaggtggaggttgcagtgagccaagatcacgccactgcactccaacctgggcaacacagcaagactctgtctcaaaaaaacaaacaaacaaacaaaaaagatttttttcatttcttttggtgtaAGAAAATATCTAGCTAGGTAGTATGGGCACTGCAAtactagatattttcatttttaggggCAACATGACACATTTGAAACCAGGACTATCTTGGAAATTCAGAACTTACGGTTGCCACATTTATAGGGCAATCAATATTTAACAAAAACATAGATGTCTGacaacattattttctttcttctttttttttttttagagacagggtctccctctgtcacccaggttgaagtacagtggcattccatagctcactgcagccttgaagtcctgggctcaagtgatcctcctgcatcagcctcctgagtagctatgactacaggcacgcgctatcacacctggctaatttttgtattttttgtacagatagggtctcaccatgttgcccaggctggtcttgagctcctggcctcaagaaatacTCCCTCCTCAGCAtcacaaagtgctggtattacaggagtgagccactgcgcccagccatacaACAGTATTTTCTGATTGTCATTAATTAGCAGTGAATATCAAATTAACTATTTAAAATGATGggccaagcatggtagctcacgcctgtaatcctagcacattgggaggcggtaggtaggtggatcacttgaggccaggagctcaagaccagcctggccaccatggcgaaaccctgtgtatactaaaaatacaaaaattaactgggtgcagtggtgcacaccacctgtagtccctgctactcgggaggctgaggcatgaaaattgcttgaatccacaAGGTGGAGGTTGTtgtgacctgagatcacaccactgcacttcagcctgggagacagagcaagactttatgtctcaaaaataaataaaatgaaataaaataaaataaaattatggccTGAAGATCTGGGCACTACCCTTTTAGGTAATTACTTCTCAACTTACTATTATTACTACCAAAATGTTTccgaatattctttttttttttttgagacggagtttccctcttgttgcccaggctagagtgcaatggcatgatctcagctcactgcaacctctgcctcccgggttcaagcaattctcctgcctcagcctcccgagtagctgggattataggcgcctgctaccatgcctggctaatttttgtatttttagtacagacgaggtttcaccatgtcggtcaggctggtctcgaactcctgacctcaggcaatccgcccgtctcggcctcccaaagtgctgagaatacaggcataagccaccacgcccagccatgtttctgaatattctATGTGTCACACTACATAATCATTAAACAAACTCAAAATTTTATGAAGCATAGAAATAACTTTatagaaagtaaaataattacataCAGGCAAATCCAAATTAAGATGGGACACCTTTTAAATGATTAGGTTCTTTAAGTAAGGTGGGGAGAGAAAGATTTACTAAATTGAAATACCTACCTTGCCGTGGGAACTGTTCAGCTAACTTCCTAAGGCTTGTTAAACTGTCAGCACCAAGCTGACTTAATATTCCAGGAAGCATTTCTGTGATTGGTTTGGCTTCTGCATGACCAGTAATTGCAAAGGTATTAGCAGAAAGGGAAGCTTGGACTTTGGGATTGTTGAAATGAATAACTGTCCCATCATCTTTAATCATGTTCACCTGTATGATCACAGAAGAAAAATGTACTTCACATGCTAGGTACactaaaacaatatattttttaaaagcaattcagCCAATTATGGTTCTTTACTTGGTAGTTATGTAATCCCAAGGTAGTAACTGGCCAAGCAACGGACATTCGTGGAAAAAGATCATAGTAATAAAGTAAAATGGTGTAGATGGCACAAATTACTAGGATGGACAAGAAATATTCAATTCATTATAGAATCTAGATTTTAAATTCAAAGACTTCTAAGAGAAAGAAGTACATGAccatgtcttttttaaaaatggaagtatcagCCAAAAACCAGCTTCTTAATGAAATTACTCATTATCTTACTCAATTTATACTGTCAAACAAAATCAGTGCAATTTCCACTTGGTAGGGTAGCATCTTACTTAGGGGACTGGTTACAAAGGGGAAATAGTATATGGTAAAAACCACCACTGAAAATCCATAAAGAACACTCAGAAATGTAACCAGGTGTTTCATTCCTTCAAGCACTtagtacatttataaaaatttcaacttGTTCTAATCATGCCATTCTTTGTAAGGGATTTTGCtagttcttctaatttttttttttttttttttttttttttgagacagaatctcgctgtgtcatccaggctagagtgcagtggcatgacctcggttcactgcagcctctgcctcccaggttctaaccattctcctccctcagcctcccacctggTAGCTGAGATgagaggcacgtgccactatgcccagctaatttttgtatttttagtacagatgggggtttcaccatgttggccaggctggtctcgaactcctgacctcaggtgatctgcccacctcagcctcccatggtgctaggattacaggcatgagccaccacacccagccagttccTCTAATTCTTAAGGGTAGCTTCTCAACAATCTTTAATA includes these proteins:
- the BTF3L4 gene encoding transcription factor BTF3 homolog 4 isoform X1; amino-acid sequence: MNQEKLAKLQAQVRIGGKGTARRKKKVVHRTATADDKKLQSSLKKLAVNNIAGIEEVNMIKDDGTVIHFNNPKVQASLSANTFAITGHAEAKPITEMLPGILSQLGADSLTSLRKLAEQFPRQVLDSKAPKPEDIDEEDDDVPDLVENFDEASKNEAN